GTTCGGCGGTCTGCGCGCGATGCTGGACGGCATCTTCGTCGACAAGGTCTTCGTGGTGTCGTTCCTGTCGAACGTGGTCGTGGCCGCGCTGATCGTCTTCCTCGGAGACAAGCTGGGCGTCGGCTCGCAGCTGTCGACGGGTGTGGTCGTCGTCCTCGGCATCCGGATCTTCTCCAACGCCGCGGCCATCCGCCGGCACGTCTTCCGGGCGTGAGGCCGATGAGTACGGAAAACACCCCGCCCGGCGAGCCGGACGTACCCGAGCAGCCCGAATCCCGCTCCCCGCAGCCCGAGCCGGCCGTGCCGGAGGAGACCGGGCGCCAGCGCCTGGCGGCCGGGCTGTGGCCGCCGCGGTTCAGCCGGGCCCAACTGATCGTCGCGCTGCTGCTGTTCGTCCTGGGCCTCGGGCTCGCGATCCAGGTCCGCTCGAACAGCGACTCCAGCGCGCCGCTGCGCGGTGCCCGCCAGGAGGACCTCGTACGGATCCTCGACGAGCTGGACGGGCGCACCCAGCGCCTGGAGGACGAGAAGCAGCAGCTGGACGACCAGCGCAAGGAGCTGCAGAGCAGCTCCAACCAGGCCGAGGAAGCGCGCAGACAGACGGTTGAGAAGGAGCGCCAACTGGGCATCCTGGCCGGTACGGTGGCCGCACAGGGCCCGGGCATCACGCTGCGGATCACCGACACCAAGGGCCAGGTGCGGTCCGACCAGTTGCTGGACACCCTCCAGGAGCTGCGGGCGGCCGGGGCCGAGGCGATCCAGATCAACGGCGTGCGCATCGTGGCGGGCTCGTAC
The Streptomyces sp. NBC_00091 genome window above contains:
- a CDS encoding small basic family protein translates to MIAVLGLVAGVVVGLLVRPEVPAVVEPYLPIAVVAALDAVFGGLRAMLDGIFVDKVFVVSFLSNVVVAALIVFLGDKLGVGSQLSTGVVVVLGIRIFSNAAAIRRHVFRA
- a CDS encoding DUF881 domain-containing protein codes for the protein MSTENTPPGEPDVPEQPESRSPQPEPAVPEETGRQRLAAGLWPPRFSRAQLIVALLLFVLGLGLAIQVRSNSDSSAPLRGARQEDLVRILDELDGRTQRLEDEKQQLDDQRKELQSSSNQAEEARRQTVEKERQLGILAGTVAAQGPGITLRITDTKGQVRSDQLLDTLQELRAAGAEAIQINGVRIVAGSYFSDEGGGIGIDGKKITQPYEFKVIGKPQDLEPALNIPGGVVQTMEKEQATVAVTRSAKIVVDALRAAKQPDYARSSSP